The sequence below is a genomic window from Deltaproteobacteria bacterium.
TCCAGCCGCTTCATCTGTTCGATCCCCAGGGCACACTGAAAATCGGTTATCCTGTAATTAAAGCCAAGGTCCAGCATTTCGTAGTACCAGGGTCCATCAACCCTGGAAAGGAGGGCCGGGTCTTTCGTGATTCCATGGGTGCGCAATCGAAGGAGTTTTTCGTAAATCAAAGCGTCGTTGGTAGTGATGGCTCCACCCTCGCCGGTGGTAATATGCTTGACGGGGTGAAAGCTGAACGTGGTCATATGGCTGTGAGCACAGGACCCGACCAGGCAGGTCCGGCCCTGATCCTGGTAGGAGGCGCCCAGAGCGTGGGCTGCGTCTTCAATGACGAACAGGTTGTTCTCCTGAGCGATTTTCCATATGGCGTGCATTTCGCAGGGCTGCCCCGCGAAGTGCACGGGTATCACGCCCATGGTGGCGGGTGTCAGTTTTTCCTCAATCTCCAGGGGGTCGATGCAAAGAGTGCTCGGATCTATGTCGGCGAAGACGGGCTTTGCGCCAGTGTAAAGGACGCAGTTTGCGGAAGCGACGAAGGAGTTGGGAGACGTGATGACCTCAGCCCCAGGACCGAGTCCGGCAGCCAGAACCGCCAGATGCAGGGCGGCCGTACCGCTGGATACGGCAACGGCGTATTTAGCTCCGCAATACTCCGCTACCGCCCTTTCGAACTCGGCGATCTTCGGCCCCTGGGTAATCCAGTCGGACCTAAGGACGTCAACAACAGCAGCGATCTCTTCCTCGTCGATCGCCTGCCGCCCGTACGGGATGAATTTTTTTGTCAAACCAGGTTCCTCAAATCACAAACTCCGGGTCGACATTCAACCGGATCAGGTCGCGGATGCCCTCAACGGTGAGCCATTCCGAGTTGGTGCCGCTGCTGTAGCAAAAGCCGTCGGAACACCGCTTTCCACCGTTTGACATGATGTATTTTTCCGCTGAGATGAACCTGAGGGCGGGCAATATAACGTAATAATCGTCGAATTCAATGGAGCTGAGGGCATCGGTCTCCGTGATCATCTCCTCATGAAGTTTCTCGCCGGGACGGATACCGACAAACTCCCGCCTGCATCCCGGGCAGACTGCTTCAGCCAGATCGGTTATCCTGAAACTGGGGATTTTAGGCACGAAAATCTCCCCGCCCCACATCCGCTGCAGGTTCCTTATAACAAAATCGACACCCTCCTGAAGGGTAATATTGAAGCGGGTCATCCTTTCGTCAGTGATGGGAATGATTCCGCTCTTTCGTTTTTCCATAAAGAACGGCGCTACGCTACCACGGCTTCCCATGACGTTTCCGTACCTCACCACGGAGAACTTCAGATCCCGTTTGCCCTTGATATTGTTGGCGGCGACAAAAAGTTTGTCGGAACACAGTTTGGTCGCCCCGTAGAGGTTGATGGGGCCGGAAGCCTTGTCGGTGCTAAGGGCGATAACTTTCCTGACCTTCGAATCAAGACACGCCTCGATAACGTTCTGCGCACCGATTATGTTGGTTTTGATACACTCGAATGGATTATACTCGGCGGCGGGAACCTGTTTAAGGGCGGCCGCATGGATAACAACGTCAATCTCTTCCATGGCCATTTTCAAACGGTCTTTATCCCGCACGTCTCCAATGAAGAAGCGCAGTTGAGGATATTTTTCCACAGAAAATCTTTGAGCCATCTCATACTGTTTCAGCTCATCTCTGGAAAAGATCACAACCCGCTTCAGTTGAGGAAACCGGGAGAGAATCGTCTCGATAAACTTCTGACCGAATGAGCCGGTTCCGCCTGTTACCAGAATGGATTTTTCGTTTAACACGGGGCTGCTCCTGTTCTTTGGAAAGGTGGATGATGATAATCCGGCCGGTCATTTCACCAGAAGCTGAATGATATATTTTACACTTCTACATCGACTAGAGAAAGCCCTTACCGCAGGCTTAAAATGGCGTCAACGTCCTTACGGGCTGCCCCTGTCTTTCGATGGGAAACCGAATATGCGGCTTTTCCCCGGCGTTCTAGTTCCCGGTCATCGTTTTTCAGCCGGCACAGGGCACTGACGAGGGAATCCCCAGCCTCCACAATTCGGCACCCGCCCGACTCGATCAATGCGTCCGCGATATCGCGGAAATTCTGAAGGTTTGGTCCGGTGAGTACAGGCACGCCGTGCATGGCCGGTTCAAGGAGATTGTGCCCCCCGACAGGGACAAGGCTGCCCCCCACAAAGGCGAGGTCGGCCATGGCGTAGAACCCGTCGAGAACGCCCATGGCGTCTACGAGAAGCACCCTCTCGCCGATCCCTCGGCCATCCACGAGGTCGCTTAACCTTGCAAAGGGCGTCCCGCGGTCGAAAAGAAGTTCGGCGACATCATCAAACCTCTCGGGATGTCTTGGAACCAGGGCCAGGCGGATCTGAGACAGATCGTCATTCTGCAGAGCATCCAGAATGATCTCTTCCTCTCCCCCGTGGGTGC
It includes:
- the pseB gene encoding UDP-N-acetylglucosamine 4,6-dehydratase (inverting), with translation MLNEKSILVTGGTGSFGQKFIETILSRFPQLKRVVIFSRDELKQYEMAQRFSVEKYPQLRFFIGDVRDKDRLKMAMEEIDVVIHAAALKQVPAAEYNPFECIKTNIIGAQNVIEACLDSKVRKVIALSTDKASGPINLYGATKLCSDKLFVAANNIKGKRDLKFSVVRYGNVMGSRGSVAPFFMEKRKSGIIPITDERMTRFNITLQEGVDFVIRNLQRMWGGEIFVPKIPSFRITDLAEAVCPGCRREFVGIRPGEKLHEEMITETDALSSIEFDDYYVILPALRFISAEKYIMSNGGKRCSDGFCYSSGTNSEWLTVEGIRDLIRLNVDPEFVI
- a CDS encoding aminotransferase class I/II-fold pyridoxal phosphate-dependent enzyme, which produces MTKKFIPYGRQAIDEEEIAAVVDVLRSDWITQGPKIAEFERAVAEYCGAKYAVAVSSGTAALHLAVLAAGLGPGAEVITSPNSFVASANCVLYTGAKPVFADIDPSTLCIDPLEIEEKLTPATMGVIPVHFAGQPCEMHAIWKIAQENNLFVIEDAAHALGASYQDQGRTCLVGSCAHSHMTTFSFHPVKHITTGEGGAITTNDALIYEKLLRLRTHGITKDPALLSRVDGPWYYEMLDLGFNYRITDFQCALGIEQMKRL